Proteins from a single region of Punica granatum isolate Tunisia-2019 chromosome 8, ASM765513v2, whole genome shotgun sequence:
- the LOC116189403 gene encoding MATH domain and coiled-coil domain-containing protein At3g44800-like, with amino-acid sequence MEVEEPRRSGKYSWRIDSFSMKKNENNFRSEAFTVGGCEWRILIYPKGNRTGAQSHLSIYLEVADAAILPDGWCRVAKSVFTLVNQESGVGSTKIESRLNRFGAGTHNWGFEQFMPLAVLHDHTKGYVVNDTVVLEVEITLHEVAPPIELTTQMSRLDSYFSCLSVYFGAAGNSDLRAGSASRTWTIDLASDSPSADDIEKAKHSLKECLSDLFRLNMTDRLSSALSILSHARAGLSPDQQRSIETFKANFDDFVCDLLTFEQDNSDFELQKITWNHLYSAMKKNHETHLSYKQSFDGLTEEEEELKKRLKEVCSKKVKLTSNWENLMNESEGVKSRFAIQEKKLTEAEEKKKVAEERMSRSTSAWSSLKEQFL; translated from the exons ATGGAAGTAGAAGAACCGCGTcgctcggggaagtacagtTGGAGGATCGACAGCTTCTCcatgaagaagaatgaaaacAACTTCCGCTCCGAAGCGTTCACTGTTGGAGGCTGCGAATG GCGAATACTTATATATCCTAAGGGGAACCGCACGGGCGCGCAGTCTCATTTGTCAATATACTTAGAGGTTGCGGATGCTGCAATATTGCCAGATGGATGGTGCAGAGTTGCCAAGTCTGTGTTCACTTTAGTCAATCAGGAAAGCGGAGTGGGCTCAACAAAAATCG AGTCTCGTCTAAATAGGTTCGGGGCAGGAACGCACAATTGGGGGTTCGAGCAGTTCATGCCTCTGGCTGTGCTTCACGACCACACTAAAGGTTATGTGGTTAATGATACTGTGGTTCTTGAGGTCGAGATTACTCTCCATGAGGTTGCTCCGCCAATCGAGTTAACCACACAAATGAGCAGGCTTGACTCTTATTTCAGCTGTCTTTCTGTTTATTTCGGTGCTGCTGGAAACTCTGATTTAAGAGCAGGATCGGCTTCACGTACATGGACCATTGATTTGGCTTCGGACTCTCCGAGCGCAGATGATATAGAGAAGGCCAAGCACTCCTTGAAGGAATGCCTGTCAGATCTCTTCAGGTTGAACATGACAGATCGGCTTTCTTCAGCCTTGTCGATCTTGAGCCATGCCCGAGCTGGGTTGTCTCCTGATCAGCAGAGATCGATCGAGACGTTTAAGGCCAACTTTGATGATTTTGTCTGCGACTTGTTAACCTTTGAGCAAGACAATTCCGATTTTGAGCTGCAGAAAATCACTTGGAATCATTTATATTCAGCAATGAAGAAGAATCACGAGACTCACCTTTCATACAAGCAGTCATTTGATGGCCTCAccgaggaagaggaagagctCAAGAAGAGACTAAAGGAAGTCTGCTCCAAAAAGGTGAAGCTCACGTCTAATTGGGAAAATCTGATGAATGAGTCAGAGGGAGTGAAATCGAGATTCGCAATTCAGGAGAAGAAGCTAACAGAGgccgaggagaagaagaaagtagCTGAGGAAAGGATGTCTAGATCAACCAGTGCTTGGTCCAGTTTGAAGGAACAATTCCTTTAA
- the LOC116187016 gene encoding MATH domain and coiled-coil domain-containing protein At2g01790-like, with protein MEEEEKLPSGKYTWMINSFSKKKNKPMFFSDAFTVGGCKWLVVTYPKGKGMGSPDHLSMFLEVADAATLPDGWCRDAKFAFTLVDQDSKVGSTTESGRNKFTAEFSSWGFGQFMRLTKLHDNTKGYVVHDAVVVAVEITLHEVVPSVELATQVSTLGTYFSSFSDYFTTTGTPHLEEGSSSDRQTIDLASDAPSSDDIEKAKHSLMECSSALSILSHAQAGLSTDQQRSIETFKANFDDFVCNFLNFEQKNSDFELQKITRDHIYSAMKRNHETHLSHQQLFDSITKEKEGLHKRLKELSFRETKLVYDWENLMNESEEVKSRYAIQERKLAQAEEKKKIAEERMSRSTSAWSSLQEQFL; from the exons atggaagaagaagaaaaacttCCGTCGGGGAAGTACACTTGGATGATCAATAGCTTCtccaagaagaagaacaagccCATGTTCTTCTCTGATGCGTTTACTGTTGGAGGCTGCAAGTG GCTAGTAGTTACTTATCCCAAGGGTAAAGGCATGGGCAGCCCAGATCATTTGTCAATGTTCTTAGAGGTTGCTGATGCTGCAACATTGCCTGATGGATGGTGCAGAGATGCCAAGTTCGCATTCACTTTAGTTGATCAGGACAGCAAAGTTGGCTCAACAACAGAGA GTGGACGAAACAAATTCACTGCCGAATTTAGCAGTTGGGGGTTCGGGCAATTCATGCGTCTGACGAAGCTTCATGATAACACTAAAGGTTATGTGGTTCATGACGCCGTGGTTGTTGCAGTTGAGATAACACTCCACGAGGTTGTTCCGTCGGTCGAGTTAGCCACACAAGTGAGCACCCTTGGCACTTATTTCAGCAGTTTTTCTGATTATTTTACTACTACTGGGACCCCTCATTTGGAAGAAGGATCATCTTCGGATAGGCAGACCATTGATTTGGCTTCTGACGCTCCGAGCTCAGATGATATAGAGAAGGCCAAACACTCCTTGATGGAATGCTCTTCAGCCCTGTCGATCTTAAGCCATGCCCAAGCTGGGTTATCTACTGATCAGCAGAGATCAATCGAGACATTTAAGGCCAACTTTGATGATTTTGTGTGCAACTTCTTAAACTTCGAACAAAAAAATTCCGATTTTGAGCTGCAAAAAATCACGAGGGACCATATATATTCTGCAATGAAGAGGAATCACGAGACTCACCTGTCACACCAGCAATTGTTCGATAGCATAACCAAGGAAAAGGAAGGGCTCCACAAGAGACTGAAGGAACTGAGCTTCAGAGAGACAAAGCTGGTGTATGACTGGGAAAATCTGATGAATGAATCGGAGGAAGTGAAATCGAGATATGCTATTCAGGAGAGGAAGCTGGCACAggcagaggagaagaagaaaatagcTGAAGAAAGGATGTCTCGATCGACCAGTGCTTGGTCCAGTCTGCAGGAACAATTCCTATAA
- the LOC116189344 gene encoding protein RESTRICTED TEV MOVEMENT 3-like isoform X1 → MEEEQQLRSGKYTWVIDSFSEKKNKPKFFSDAFTVGGCKWRIVIYPKGNGVGIPDHLSMFLEVADAATLPDGWCRDAKFAFTLVDQDSKVGSTTKSWRNKFTAESSRWGFMQFMRLTKLHDNTKGYVVHDAVVVEVEITLHEVVPLVELATQVNTLGTYFSRFSDYFTTTGTPHLEEGSASNRQTIDLASDAPSSDDIEKAKRSLKECLSDLFKLNMKDRLSSALSILSHARAGLSTDQKRSIKKFKANFDDFVCDFLNFEQDNSDFELQKITRDHIYSAMKRNHETHLSHQQLFDSITMEKEELNKRLKELSFRETKLVDDWETLMNESEEVKSRYAIQERMLAQAEEKKKIAEERMSRSTSAWSSLKEQFL, encoded by the exons ATGGAGGAAGAACAACAACTCCGGTCGGGGAAGTACACTTGGGTGATCGACAGCTTCTCCGAGAAGAAGAACAAGCCCAAGTTCTTCTCTGATGCGTTTACTGTTGGAGGCTGCAAATG GCGAATAGTTATTTATCCCAAGGGTAACGGCGTGGGCATCCCAGATCATTTGTCAATGTTCTTAGAGGTTGCTGATGCTGCAACATTGCCTGATGGATGGTGCAGAGATGCCAAGTTCGCATTCACTTTAGTTGATCAGGACAGCAAAGTCGGCTCAACAACAAAGA GTTGGCGAAACAAATTCACCGCAGAATCTAGCCGTTGGGGGTTCATGCAATTCATGCGTCTGACCAAGCTTCATGATAACACTAAAGGTTATGTGGTTCATGACGCCGTGGTTGTTGAAGTTGAGATAACTCTCCACGAGGTTGTTCCGTTGGTCGAGTTAGCCACACAAGTGAACACCCTTGGCACTTATTTCAGCCGTTTTTCTGATTATTTTACTACTACTGGGACCCCTCATTTGGAAGAAGGATCAGCTTCGAATAGGCAGACCATTGATTTGGCTTCTGATGCTCCGAGCTCAGATGATATAGAGAAGGCCAAACGCTCCTTGAAGGAATGCCTGTCCGATCTCTTTAAGTTGAACATGAAAGATAGGCTTTCTTCAGCCCTGTCGATCTTAAGCCATGCCCGAGCTGGGTTATCTACTGATCAGAAGAGATCGATCAAGAAATTTAAGGCCAACTTTGACGATTTTGTGTGCGACTTCTTAAACTTTGAACAAGACAATTCCGATTTTGAGCTGCAGAAAATCACAAGGGACCATATATATTCTGCAATGAAGAGGAATCACGAGACTCACCTGTCACACCAGCAATTGTTCGATAGCATAACCATGGAAAAGGAAGAGCTCAACAAGAGACTGAAGGAACTGAGCTTCAGAGAGACAAAGCTGGTGGATGACTGGGAAACTCTGATGAACGAATCGGAGGAAGTGAAATCGAGATATGCTATTCAGGAGAGGATGCTGGCACAggcagaggagaagaagaaaatagcTGAAGAAAGGATGTCTCGATCGACCAGTGCTTGGTCCAGTCTGAAGGAACAATTCCTATAA
- the LOC116215889 gene encoding MATH domain and coiled-coil domain-containing protein At3g58260-like, with protein MEVDEPLRSGKYTWRIDSFSTKKNENKFSSDAFTVGGCEWRIVIYPKGNRTGTQSHLSMYLEVADAATLPDGWCRAAKFVLTVVDQESGVGSRKIACEHRFRAGTHDWGFPQFMSLAVLHDHTKGFVVNDTVVLEVKITLHEVAPPVELTTQMSRLDSYFSCLSVYFGATGKSDLRAGSASCTRTIDLASDSPSADDIEKAKHSLKECLSDLFRLNMTDRLSSALSILSHARAGLSPDQQRSIETFKANFDEFVCDLLTFEQDNSDFELQKITCNHLYSALKKNHETQLSYKQSFDGLTEEEEELKKRLKEVCSKKVKLLSDWENLMNESEGVKSRYAIHEKKLTEAEEKKKIAEERMSRSTSAWSSLKEQFLNLSGCQVKMDEKLQAARKPALSCCTEGWHRNAVCQNLFRFRILIVWAAVLCLLFSFYLRWILLM; from the exons ATGGAAGTAGACGAACCACTTCGCTCGGGGAAGTACACTTGGAGGATCGACAGCTTCTCCACGAAGAAGAATGAAAACAAATTCAGCTCCGACGCCTTCACTGTTGGAGGCTGCGAGTG GCGAATAGTTATATATCCTAAGGGGAACCGCACGGGCACCCAGTCTCATTTGTCAATGTACTTAGAGGTTGCGGATGCTGCAACATTGCCAGATGGATGGTGCAGAGCTGCCAAGTTTGTGTTAACTGTAGTCGATCAGGAAAGTGGAGTTGGCTCAAGAAAAATCG CTTGTGAACATAGGTTCAGGGCAGGAACGCACGATTGGGGGTTCCCGCAGTTCATGTCTCTGGCTGTGCTTCACGACCACACTAAAGGTTTTGTGGTTAATGATACTGTGGTTCTTGAGGTGAAGATTACTCTCCATGAGGTTGCTCCGCCGGTAGAGTTAACCACACAAATGAGCAGGCTTGACTCTTATTTCAGCTGTCTTTCTGTTtatttcggtgctactggaaAGTCTGATTTAAGAGCAGGATCGGCTTCATGTACGCGGACCATTGATTTGGCTTCTGACTCTCCGAGCGCAGATGATATAGAGAAGGCCAAGCACTCCTTGAAGGAATGCCTGTCAGATCTGTTCAGGTTGAACATGACAGATCGGCTTTCTTCAGCCTTGTCGATCTTGAGCCATGCCCGAGCTGGGTTGTCACCTGATCAGCAGAGATCGATCGAGACATTTAAGGCCAACTTTGATGAATTTGTCTGCGACTTGTTAACCTTTGAGCAAGACAATTCTGATTTTGAGCTGCAGAAAATCACTTGTAATCATTTATATTCGGCGCTGAAGAAGAATCACGAGACTCAACTTTCATACAAGCAGTCATTTGATGGCCTCAccgaggaagaggaagagctCAAGAAGAGACTAAAGGAAGTCTGCTCCAAAAAGGTGAAGCTCCTGTCTGATTGGGAAAATCTGATGAATGAGTCAGAGGGAGTGAAATCGAGATACGCAATTCACGAGAAGAAGCTAACAGAGGctgaggagaagaagaaaatagcTGAGGAAAGGATGTCTCGATCAACCAGTGCTTGGTCCAGTTTAAAGGAACAATTCCTTAATCTTTCAGGTTGCCAAGTGAAGATGGATGAGAAGCTTCaagctgcaagaaaaccggCTCTTTCCTGTTGTACTGAGGGATGGCATCGAAATGCTGTCTGTCAAAACCTTTTTAGATTTAGAATCCTGATTGTGTGGGCTGCCGTTTTGTGTttgctattttctttttatctccGATGGATTTTGCTAATGTGA
- the LOC116189344 gene encoding uncharacterized protein LOC116189344 isoform X2, which translates to MMDFFVYWSRRIVIYPKGNGVGIPDHLSMFLEVADAATLPDGWCRDAKFAFTLVDQDSKVGSTTKSWRNKFTAESSRWGFMQFMRLTKLHDNTKGYVVHDAVVVEVEITLHEVVPLVELATQVNTLGTYFSRFSDYFTTTGTPHLEEGSASNRQTIDLASDAPSSDDIEKAKRSLKECLSDLFKLNMKDRLSSALSILSHARAGLSTDQKRSIKKFKANFDDFVCDFLNFEQDNSDFELQKITRDHIYSAMKRNHETHLSHQQLFDSITMEKEELNKRLKELSFRETKLVDDWETLMNESEEVKSRYAIQERMLAQAEEKKKIAEERMSRSTSAWSSLKEQFL; encoded by the exons atgaTGGATTTCTTTGTTTATTGGAGCAGGCGAATAGTTATTTATCCCAAGGGTAACGGCGTGGGCATCCCAGATCATTTGTCAATGTTCTTAGAGGTTGCTGATGCTGCAACATTGCCTGATGGATGGTGCAGAGATGCCAAGTTCGCATTCACTTTAGTTGATCAGGACAGCAAAGTCGGCTCAACAACAAAGA GTTGGCGAAACAAATTCACCGCAGAATCTAGCCGTTGGGGGTTCATGCAATTCATGCGTCTGACCAAGCTTCATGATAACACTAAAGGTTATGTGGTTCATGACGCCGTGGTTGTTGAAGTTGAGATAACTCTCCACGAGGTTGTTCCGTTGGTCGAGTTAGCCACACAAGTGAACACCCTTGGCACTTATTTCAGCCGTTTTTCTGATTATTTTACTACTACTGGGACCCCTCATTTGGAAGAAGGATCAGCTTCGAATAGGCAGACCATTGATTTGGCTTCTGATGCTCCGAGCTCAGATGATATAGAGAAGGCCAAACGCTCCTTGAAGGAATGCCTGTCCGATCTCTTTAAGTTGAACATGAAAGATAGGCTTTCTTCAGCCCTGTCGATCTTAAGCCATGCCCGAGCTGGGTTATCTACTGATCAGAAGAGATCGATCAAGAAATTTAAGGCCAACTTTGACGATTTTGTGTGCGACTTCTTAAACTTTGAACAAGACAATTCCGATTTTGAGCTGCAGAAAATCACAAGGGACCATATATATTCTGCAATGAAGAGGAATCACGAGACTCACCTGTCACACCAGCAATTGTTCGATAGCATAACCATGGAAAAGGAAGAGCTCAACAAGAGACTGAAGGAACTGAGCTTCAGAGAGACAAAGCTGGTGGATGACTGGGAAACTCTGATGAACGAATCGGAGGAAGTGAAATCGAGATATGCTATTCAGGAGAGGATGCTGGCACAggcagaggagaagaagaaaatagcTGAAGAAAGGATGTCTCGATCGACCAGTGCTTGGTCCAGTCTGAAGGAACAATTCCTATAA
- the LOC116187529 gene encoding uncharacterized protein LOC116187529 produces MTDRLASALSILSHAQAGLSPDQQRSIETFKANFGEFVCEFLSFDQENSDFELQKILTDQIRSSMKKNHETYLAYKRSFDSLAKEEEEHSKRLKEVSSKKMKLMSDWETLMNESEVMKSKYAVQKKKLAEAEEKRKIAEKRTFRSISAWSSLKEQFL; encoded by the coding sequence ATGACAGATAGGCTTGCTTCAGCCCTGTCCATCTTAAGCCATGCCCAAGCTGGGTTATCTCCTGATCAGCAGAGATCAATCGAGACATTTAAGGCCAACTTCGGCGAGTTTGTCTGCGAGTTCTTATCCTTTGACCAAGAAAATTCCGATTTTGAGCTGCAGAAGATCTTGACCGATCAGATACGTTCGTCGATGAAGAAGAATCACGAGACTTACCTTGCATACAAGCGGTCTTTTGACAGCCTTGccaaggaagaggaagagcaCAGCAAGAGACTTAAGGAAGTGAGCTCCAAAAAGATGAAGCTGATGTCTGATTGGGAAACTCTGATGAATGAGTCAGAGGTTATGAAATCGAAATATGCGGTTCAGAAGAAGAAGCTAGCGGAGGCTGAGGAGAAGAGGAAAATAGCCGAAAAAAGGACGTTTCGATCGATCAGTGCTTGGTCCAGTCTGAAAGAACAATTCCTTTAG